In Dyadobacter sp. CECT 9275, the following proteins share a genomic window:
- a CDS encoding site-specific integrase yields the protein MLEKSFGLLFYLKPAKNQKGNVRYVYLRITVQGKVAELSTKKLWSTRHWNSIAGRATGNKEDTRTLNAYLDMLAAKVHQAKKMLIEDDIKVTAEALKNVLLGKSTETRTILEVFQYHNEQMAALVGKEFAPLTLSRYKTALEHTRSFIQWKYKMDDRRISDLDFEFISEFSFWLRSARGCNHNSAIKYMSNLKKIVLICVNNKWLKKDPFQGFKLTKKEVVKNPLSRAELQRLTEKELEMDRLNNVRDIFLFCCYTGLAYVDVKQLKRSDIVTGMDGDLWIDTTRQKTDSATRIPLLPTALEIMKKYEDDPLCSNRGVVLPVLSNQKMNAYLKEIATLCGISKTLTFHIARHTFATTVTLSNKVPIETVSKMLGHRSLKQTMVYAKILDVKISEDMKALKERLRNT from the coding sequence ATGTTGGAAAAGAGTTTCGGCCTGCTTTTTTATTTAAAGCCCGCTAAAAATCAAAAGGGAAATGTCAGATATGTTTATCTGAGGATTACAGTCCAGGGAAAAGTTGCAGAGCTATCTACAAAAAAGCTATGGAGTACCAGACATTGGAATTCGATAGCTGGAAGAGCGACCGGCAACAAGGAAGACACCAGAACGCTTAATGCCTATCTGGACATGTTGGCAGCGAAGGTTCATCAGGCTAAAAAGATGCTTATCGAAGATGACATAAAAGTCACCGCGGAAGCACTCAAAAATGTTCTTTTGGGAAAGAGTACTGAAACAAGAACCATTCTGGAAGTTTTCCAGTACCACAATGAGCAGATGGCAGCACTTGTTGGAAAAGAATTTGCTCCGCTTACACTAAGCAGATACAAAACTGCGCTCGAGCATACGCGCTCATTTATCCAGTGGAAATACAAAATGGATGACCGACGGATCAGCGACCTTGATTTTGAATTCATCTCCGAGTTCTCTTTCTGGCTTCGCAGCGCACGCGGTTGTAATCACAACTCGGCCATTAAGTATATGTCGAATCTGAAAAAGATTGTGCTCATCTGTGTTAATAATAAATGGCTGAAAAAAGACCCTTTCCAGGGATTCAAACTGACTAAAAAGGAAGTTGTAAAAAATCCGTTGTCGCGAGCAGAGCTCCAACGCCTGACGGAAAAGGAATTGGAAATGGATCGCCTCAACAATGTTCGTGACATCTTTCTTTTCTGCTGTTATACCGGCCTTGCTTATGTTGATGTAAAGCAGTTAAAGCGTAGCGATATCGTTACAGGAATGGATGGGGATCTTTGGATTGATACAACCAGACAGAAAACGGATTCAGCCACCAGAATTCCACTGCTTCCGACAGCTTTGGAAATAATGAAGAAATACGAAGATGATCCGTTGTGTAGTAACCGGGGAGTTGTGCTTCCGGTTTTAAGCAACCAGAAGATGAATGCCTACCTCAAAGAAATTGCGACTTTATGCGGAATTTCAAAAACGCTCACTTTTCACATCGCACGTCACACTTTTGCGACGACAGTTACACTTAGTAACAAAGTTCCAATTGAGACAGTGTCAAAAATGCTTGGACACCGATCTTTGAAGCAGACGATGGTTTATGCCAAAATTCTGGATGTGAAGATCAGTGAGGATATGAAAGCGCTGAAGGAGCGGTTGAGAAACACCTAA
- a CDS encoding superoxide dismutase: MAFTLDPLPYANNALEPHFDALTMEIHHDRHHQAYVTNLNAAVAGTDLEGKTIEEIIANISKAPTPVRNNGGGHWNHTFFWKSLSASGGGEPTGELGKAITAKFGSFQAFKDEFKKASIGRFGSGWAWLIVKDGEIAITSTPNQDNPLMDIAEVKGTPVIGLDVWEHAYYLKYQNKRPDYIDAYWNVVDWKAADALYVANK; the protein is encoded by the coding sequence ATGGCATTTACACTCGATCCCTTACCTTACGCAAATAATGCTTTGGAGCCCCATTTCGACGCATTAACAATGGAGATACATCACGACCGTCACCACCAGGCATACGTTACCAATTTGAACGCTGCCGTTGCCGGTACGGACCTGGAAGGTAAAACCATAGAGGAAATCATTGCCAACATCAGCAAAGCGCCTACTCCGGTACGCAATAACGGCGGCGGGCACTGGAACCATACATTTTTCTGGAAATCCCTGTCGGCAAGCGGCGGCGGCGAACCTACCGGCGAACTAGGCAAAGCCATCACCGCGAAATTCGGCTCATTCCAGGCTTTCAAAGACGAGTTCAAAAAAGCATCCATCGGCCGTTTCGGCTCAGGCTGGGCATGGCTGATCGTGAAGGACGGCGAGATCGCCATTACTTCTACCCCCAACCAGGACAATCCTCTGATGGACATCGCTGAGGTAAAAGGTACGCCCGTGATCGGACTGGATGTGTGGGAACATGCCTATTACCTGAAATATCAGAACAAACGTCCGGATTACATCGATGCATACTGGAACGTGGTAGACTGGAAAGCGGCTGACGCTCTTTACGTTGCCAATAAATAA
- a CDS encoding nucleoside deaminase, with amino-acid sequence MDIQADLLDQYFMGEAYRLARQAYEEGEIPVGAVVVSGERILGKGYNQTEKLHDVTAHAEMIAITAASDYLGSKYLTDCTLYVTLEPCVMCAGALYWTQMERVVMGAEDEKRGFSRLGTGILHPRTRLVKGVLGEESRELLLKFFKRLRT; translated from the coding sequence ATGGATATACAGGCGGACCTACTGGATCAATATTTTATGGGCGAGGCATATCGCCTGGCCAGGCAAGCTTACGAGGAGGGGGAGATTCCTGTGGGGGCGGTGGTGGTATCCGGTGAAAGAATACTGGGAAAGGGATATAACCAAACGGAAAAGCTGCACGATGTTACCGCCCATGCCGAGATGATCGCCATTACGGCGGCATCGGACTATCTGGGCTCCAAATACCTCACCGACTGCACCCTGTATGTAACCCTCGAACCTTGTGTAATGTGCGCCGGAGCCCTGTACTGGACGCAAATGGAACGGGTGGTGATGGGAGCCGAAGACGAAAAACGAGGATTTTCCAGGCTTGGCACGGGAATTTTACATCCCAGGACGAGGCTGGTAAAGGGGGTACTCGGAGAAGAAAGCCGGGAACTGCTGCTCAAATTTTTTAAACGGTTAAGAACATAA
- a CDS encoding Ig-like domain-containing protein: MKNTFISKRIFTCLAAILGAAASFAQTITTSAVSPASYCAGSSVSVAFTTTGTFDGGNVFTAQLSDATGSFTTPLATSTGTSPISVNIPSGAATGATYKVRVIASLPVTTGTESAAFTINAKPAAPAVVNKTYTVGDTPVSLTLSVTGTDLMWYTAENGGSGSGTPPTISTATASTTSYWVTQTVGTCESARAEIVVTVNCTPPAAPTVSPVSYTVGDSPAVLTATGAMGSTLKWYDAATDGNLLSGAPTPTTTAAGTQKYYVSQTVAGCESTRAEIVVTINACTPPAPPTVAPVSYTVGDTPAALTATGVMGSTLKWYDAATGGNLLSGAPTPTTTAAGTQKYYVSQTVAGCESTRAEIVVTINACTPPAPPTVAPVSYTVGDTPAALTATGVMGSTLKWYDAATAGNLLSGAPTPTTTAAGTQKYYVSQTVASCESTRAEIVVTINACTPPPAPGVSDISYCLGASTIALTATGTNLKWYANASGGSALGAAPTPSSATAGDKSYYVTQTVGVCESARAEIKVTVNKTDAPVVINLEYCLNATATALTASGTALKWYAEASGGTALGAAPTPATNIGGTKSYYVTQTLNGCESTRAEIKVVIKNLSEAPIVTALNLCQNSTATALTATGTSLKWYTVASGGSALGSAPVPSTTVVETTSYYVSQTTSGLCEGPRAKMDVVIKDTPVAPTVETPINYCVGQTPTSLSPSGDVYKWYTVGSGGTALSAAPTPTATIPGTTSYYVTQSNTYGVLSCESSRAKVDIIVNATPSAVNSLSEAFCQERADKSYTFPTKAESGNTLNWYTDPTGGTASTSIPSINLKNFGETTYYATQVTNKGCESTTRIPQKVRVKPLPSLPTITQALIEYCQFAAAAPLTATPVTNASLNWFGTNETGGTSSGTAPTPSTATGGTTAYFVAQTLEGCTGDRAKIEVKINTTPKPTTTPALAYCQGEVAPILDATGTILKWYRTADGTEWQGVPFTPFTEKVQDYSFYVTQTGTNGCESPKQEIKIHIKALPSATISGDATIDLGQTANLKIDFTSDGPWTYVLSSGKTATSETASTIISVAPPVTTTYVVTEVSNACGKGFPIGRAVVTVKIPTITTGNPSVAEACAGKTFSLLFAQSGEFPKDNKFVAQISTTNDDTKFYSIPSVVTGNTITATFPDTTKGGSYLVRVVSEGTNPAFTVKGSVSQIGIKANPIPTAVITGSKTILIGESANLNVEIFGEAPWTFTLNNGVSDSLISAATSPYNFKITPSKTTIYTVSSVTNTCGTGKGTGSARIQVDPILGIEPPVTAWMKVYPTMVGEKCVVEITEPVSVKGASLEIIDLNGRVLKHQQTRDKISDMDFRTYPSGLYLIRVQNGNLSGVQRVVKP, from the coding sequence ATGAAAAACACGTTTATCTCAAAAAGAATATTTACATGCCTGGCTGCTATATTAGGTGCAGCCGCCTCATTCGCCCAGACAATCACTACTTCGGCTGTGTCTCCGGCGAGTTATTGTGCCGGAAGTTCTGTTTCAGTTGCTTTTACAACAACGGGTACTTTTGATGGCGGTAATGTATTCACCGCACAGCTTTCGGATGCCACCGGGTCTTTTACAACGCCGCTCGCAACAAGTACGGGCACTTCCCCCATCTCCGTGAATATACCGTCAGGCGCGGCCACGGGAGCTACCTATAAGGTGAGGGTCATTGCTTCCCTGCCAGTCACTACCGGCACCGAAAGTGCTGCTTTTACGATCAATGCAAAACCAGCCGCACCAGCGGTGGTGAATAAAACTTATACCGTCGGCGATACACCCGTATCTTTGACACTGTCGGTAACTGGTACAGATCTGATGTGGTACACCGCTGAAAATGGCGGATCGGGGTCCGGAACGCCACCGACCATATCTACCGCTACTGCCAGCACTACCAGTTACTGGGTAACGCAAACAGTTGGTACCTGTGAAAGCGCACGTGCCGAAATTGTGGTTACGGTGAATTGTACGCCTCCTGCGGCGCCAACAGTATCCCCTGTCTCGTATACAGTTGGCGATTCACCAGCCGTACTTACTGCTACTGGTGCAATGGGCTCTACCTTAAAATGGTATGATGCTGCTACTGACGGTAATCTCCTGAGCGGTGCCCCTACACCGACTACAACGGCTGCAGGAACGCAAAAATATTACGTTTCGCAGACTGTGGCTGGCTGTGAAAGTACTCGTGCCGAGATTGTGGTTACCATCAATGCATGTACGCCACCTGCCCCACCCACAGTAGCTCCCGTATCATATACTGTTGGCGATACACCAGCCGCACTTACTGCTACCGGTGTAATGGGTTCTACTTTAAAATGGTATGATGCTGCTACTGGCGGTAATCTCCTGAGCGGTGCACCTACACCAACTACAACGGCTGCAGGAACGCAAAAATATTACGTTTCGCAGACTGTGGCTGGCTGTGAAAGTACTCGTGCCGAGATTGTGGTTACCATCAATGCATGTACGCCACCTGCCCCACCCACAGTAGCTCCCGTATCATATACTGTTGGCGATACACCAGCCGCACTTACTGCTACCGGTGTAATGGGATCTACTTTAAAATGGTATGATGCTGCTACTGCCGGTAATCTCCTGAGCGGTGCACCTACACCAACTACAACGGCTGCAGGAACGCAAAAATATTATGTTTCACAGACTGTGGCTAGCTGTGAAAGTACTCGTGCCGAGATTGTGGTTACGATCAATGCATGTACGCCGCCGCCCGCACCGGGCGTAAGTGACATTTCTTATTGCCTAGGTGCTTCTACCATAGCCCTCACCGCAACAGGAACTAACTTGAAATGGTATGCCAATGCATCGGGAGGCTCAGCTTTGGGGGCTGCTCCGACTCCTTCGAGTGCTACTGCAGGGGACAAAAGTTATTATGTAACACAGACTGTCGGTGTTTGCGAAAGTGCTAGGGCGGAAATTAAGGTTACTGTCAACAAAACGGATGCTCCCGTCGTGATCAATTTAGAATACTGTCTGAACGCTACTGCCACTGCCCTTACGGCATCTGGAACAGCGCTGAAATGGTATGCAGAGGCGTCGGGAGGCACTGCTTTGGGGGCCGCCCCGACACCGGCCACCAATATAGGGGGTACAAAAAGCTATTACGTAACGCAAACATTGAACGGTTGTGAAAGTACGCGAGCGGAAATAAAAGTGGTTATCAAAAATCTTTCTGAGGCCCCGATAGTCACTGCGCTCAACCTTTGTCAGAATTCAACGGCGACCGCATTGACTGCGACGGGTACTTCTCTGAAATGGTATACAGTAGCTAGCGGTGGTTCTGCACTTGGGTCTGCCCCTGTTCCATCAACAACAGTGGTAGAAACTACGAGTTATTACGTCAGCCAAACTACTTCTGGGCTCTGCGAGGGACCGCGTGCGAAGATGGATGTAGTGATCAAAGATACACCGGTTGCTCCAACTGTAGAGACACCGATAAATTATTGTGTGGGTCAAACTCCCACATCTCTTTCTCCCTCGGGCGATGTATACAAATGGTATACTGTTGGTAGCGGAGGAACGGCATTGAGTGCCGCCCCCACACCTACAGCTACAATACCTGGTACCACATCATACTATGTAACCCAGTCCAATACTTACGGAGTTTTGTCCTGCGAAAGCTCACGCGCTAAAGTAGATATAATCGTGAATGCAACTCCTTCTGCTGTCAACTCATTGTCGGAGGCATTCTGCCAAGAGCGGGCAGACAAAAGCTATACCTTTCCCACTAAGGCGGAAAGTGGCAACACTCTCAACTGGTATACTGATCCTACCGGCGGAACAGCAAGCACATCTATCCCTTCCATCAATTTGAAAAATTTCGGAGAAACCACCTATTACGCAACCCAGGTGACAAACAAGGGCTGTGAAAGCACTACCCGTATTCCGCAGAAAGTTCGGGTGAAACCATTGCCAAGCCTGCCAACTATCACCCAAGCCCTTATCGAATACTGCCAGTTTGCAGCTGCGGCTCCATTGACAGCCACGCCGGTTACCAATGCTTCTCTGAACTGGTTTGGGACCAACGAAACCGGTGGCACTTCTTCCGGCACAGCTCCAACGCCTTCCACGGCAACAGGAGGTACCACCGCTTATTTTGTGGCGCAAACGCTGGAAGGCTGCACCGGTGACAGGGCAAAAATTGAAGTAAAAATCAACACCACACCAAAGCCCACTACTACCCCTGCGCTGGCCTATTGCCAGGGAGAAGTGGCACCGATACTGGACGCAACCGGTACGATTTTGAAATGGTACCGCACCGCAGACGGCACCGAATGGCAGGGCGTGCCGTTCACACCTTTTACAGAGAAAGTACAGGATTATTCTTTCTATGTGACACAAACGGGTACCAACGGATGTGAAAGCCCTAAACAGGAAATAAAAATCCATATCAAGGCGCTTCCTTCTGCTACCATTTCCGGCGACGCCACCATTGACCTGGGACAGACCGCTAACCTGAAAATTGATTTTACCAGTGATGGCCCGTGGACCTATGTTCTTTCCAGCGGAAAAACGGCAACTTCTGAAACTGCCTCCACCATCATCTCCGTTGCACCGCCGGTTACGACCACCTATGTGGTGACCGAAGTTTCCAACGCATGTGGCAAAGGTTTCCCGATCGGGCGTGCCGTGGTGACCGTAAAAATCCCAACGATCACCACCGGAAACCCGTCTGTTGCCGAAGCCTGTGCGGGTAAAACATTCTCGCTGCTTTTTGCACAATCCGGTGAATTTCCGAAGGACAATAAATTTGTAGCGCAGATATCCACCACCAATGACGATACCAAGTTTTATTCGATACCTTCCGTAGTGACCGGCAATACCATCACCGCCACCTTCCCGGATACCACCAAAGGCGGCTCCTATCTGGTGAGGGTAGTGAGCGAAGGTACCAACCCCGCTTTTACGGTAAAAGGAAGTGTGAGCCAGATCGGTATCAAAGCCAATCCGATACCAACAGCGGTAATCACAGGATCCAAGACCATATTGATCGGAGAAAGTGCTAATTTGAATGTAGAAATTTTTGGTGAAGCCCCCTGGACTTTTACCCTCAACAACGGTGTCAGTGACTCGTTGATCAGCGCGGCTACTTCTCCTTACAACTTTAAGATCACCCCCTCCAAAACGACCATTTATACCGTCAGTTCGGTAACCAATACCTGTGGAACAGGAAAAGGTACAGGCAGTGCGCGTATCCAGGTGGACCCGATCCTGGGCATAGAGCCGCCCGTAACGGCATGGATGAAGGTATATCCCACGATGGTCGGGGAAAAGTGTGTTGTTGAAATCACCGAGCCCGTTTCCGTAAAAGGAGCCAGCCTTGAAATCATTGACCTGAACGGAAGGGTATTGAAACATCAGCAGACAAGGGATAAAATTTCAGATATGGATTTCAGAACCTATCCATCCGGGTTATACCTGATCAGGGTACAAAACGGAAACCTCTCCGGCGTTCAGCGTGTGGTGAAACCATAG
- a CDS encoding glycoside hydrolase family 3 N-terminal domain-containing protein, producing the protein MKYWLKNRFGFTLSVAALFVLSSVAAVAWRLILKTEVNPATRPETIAAKSPQKVKKINHPVLVLPEAEWVDSTLKSLTLDEKIGQLFMVATFSNRDESHYKYVEKLISEYHIGGLIFFQGGPLAQAQLTNRYQAQSPVPLFIGIDGEWGLGMRLDSTITFPKQMVLGAIPDNRLIYRMGADIGQQCRRLGIHINFAPVSDINSNPNNPVIGVRSFGEDRENVSRKAVAYMKGLQHNRVIATAKHFPGHGDTDADSHFTLPVLTHSPEQLSEVDLYPYRRMIADSLMGVLSGHLYIPSLDNTPQLASSLSEKVINGLLRKDLGFRGLVFTDAMNMRGVLKTGRAADVNLKALVAGNDVLLYPENVGETVTRIKDAVAQRLISEKIIDDKVKRILQAKYWAGLNQYKPVDITNLYTDLNRDESKKLYRELCEASVTVVRNDNQILPLQTSGDVKIATVSLGGGSNFIFQKMMAFYKTVRPFTFYDGPANQEEITEMLGYLQPYNVVVVDVHGISSNPRKYYGITSETASFVTQLRQQGKKVILCLFGSPYSIQYFPETDALICANQDGTEQQEIVPQIIFGALSSEGKLPVSVSSYQTGAGFETETVNRMAIGTPESVGMSSVMLKNIDNIATAAIADHVFPGCQILVARKGKIVYDKQFGGLDYRMPDRVNSETIYDLASLTKVSATLQAIMLLYDRKQIGLEEKASRYLPELLGTNKENMTIRDLLLHRSGLLSFYPSLWERTKTAAGGLLPEYYSSRQDSIYNLQVAPKLFAKEALRDSVWKWVVKSPLNNKKERSGGYGFLYSDLGFLTLQKVVERITGIPLDTFVAVNIYEPLGLSYLGFNPLRRFPSRQIAPTEQDYRYRGQLLQGTVHDQMAAEVGGVSGHAGLFGTARDLAVLYQMNLWKGSYGGSNIFQPGTVPLFSRIYDEAHHRGLGWDKAPSDGNSSYVSPMASVNSFGHTGFTGAMVWVDPEEDLIFIFLSNRVYPDPENTLINTQRIRRRIHDVAYSSIRERKSLLH; encoded by the coding sequence ATGAAGTATTGGTTGAAGAACCGTTTTGGATTTACTTTAAGTGTAGCAGCATTGTTTGTGCTCAGTTCGGTCGCCGCTGTTGCTTGGAGACTGATACTGAAGACTGAGGTAAATCCGGCAACCCGGCCGGAAACTATCGCTGCCAAATCTCCCCAAAAAGTTAAGAAAATCAATCACCCTGTTTTGGTATTACCCGAAGCGGAATGGGTAGACAGTACCTTGAAGTCTCTGACACTGGATGAGAAAATCGGGCAGCTTTTCATGGTGGCCACCTTCTCCAACCGTGATGAGAGCCATTACAAATATGTTGAAAAGCTGATCAGCGAATACCATATCGGAGGCCTTATATTTTTCCAGGGAGGGCCCCTTGCCCAGGCACAGCTCACCAACCGGTATCAGGCACAATCCCCGGTTCCCTTGTTTATAGGTATCGACGGCGAATGGGGGCTGGGAATGCGGCTGGACAGTACCATCACTTTCCCAAAACAAATGGTGCTGGGCGCTATACCGGATAACCGCCTGATTTACCGAATGGGTGCGGACATCGGCCAGCAATGCCGGCGTTTGGGAATTCATATCAATTTTGCTCCGGTATCGGATATCAACAGCAATCCTAATAACCCGGTGATTGGCGTACGGTCCTTTGGTGAAGACCGTGAGAATGTCAGCCGCAAAGCCGTGGCCTATATGAAAGGGCTACAGCATAACCGGGTCATTGCTACCGCAAAACACTTTCCAGGACATGGTGATACCGACGCAGATTCCCATTTTACCCTTCCTGTGCTGACACACTCTCCGGAACAGCTTTCCGAAGTAGACCTGTATCCTTACCGCCGGATGATCGCCGACAGCCTCATGGGGGTACTCAGCGGGCATTTATATATCCCTTCCCTGGACAACACGCCGCAGCTTGCAAGTTCACTTTCCGAAAAAGTGATCAACGGCCTGTTGCGAAAAGACTTGGGTTTCCGGGGATTGGTATTCACCGATGCCATGAACATGCGGGGGGTACTGAAAACAGGGCGGGCTGCTGATGTAAACCTGAAAGCACTGGTGGCGGGCAATGATGTACTGCTGTATCCTGAAAACGTTGGTGAAACCGTTACGCGGATCAAGGATGCGGTTGCCCAGCGGCTGATCAGCGAAAAAATTATTGATGACAAAGTGAAAAGGATACTTCAGGCAAAATACTGGGCGGGACTAAATCAGTATAAACCGGTTGATATCACCAATCTGTACACCGACCTCAACCGGGACGAAAGTAAAAAATTGTACCGGGAACTTTGCGAAGCTTCTGTTACCGTTGTCAGAAACGACAATCAGATTCTTCCGTTACAGACCTCGGGAGATGTAAAAATAGCAACGGTTTCACTGGGCGGAGGCAGCAATTTTATTTTCCAGAAGATGATGGCTTTTTATAAAACGGTAAGACCCTTTACGTTTTATGATGGCCCCGCCAACCAGGAAGAAATCACGGAAATGCTGGGATATCTTCAGCCCTACAACGTGGTGGTGGTTGATGTACATGGCATTTCCTCCAATCCCCGCAAGTATTACGGGATAACGTCCGAAACCGCCAGTTTTGTAACACAGCTCCGGCAACAAGGGAAAAAGGTAATCCTCTGCCTTTTCGGATCGCCGTATAGTATCCAGTATTTCCCGGAAACCGATGCGCTGATTTGTGCCAACCAGGATGGTACCGAACAGCAGGAGATCGTTCCGCAGATCATCTTCGGGGCACTTTCGTCCGAAGGAAAACTTCCCGTTTCGGTATCGTCCTATCAAACAGGAGCCGGTTTTGAAACAGAAACGGTTAACCGCATGGCAATTGGAACGCCCGAAAGTGTAGGAATGAGCAGTGTGATGCTCAAAAATATAGACAACATTGCCACCGCTGCCATTGCCGACCACGTTTTTCCAGGCTGTCAGATACTGGTGGCCCGCAAAGGAAAGATTGTTTACGACAAACAGTTTGGCGGGCTTGACTACCGGATGCCCGACCGCGTAAATTCCGAAACGATTTATGACCTGGCTTCGCTCACCAAGGTATCGGCCACGTTGCAGGCCATCATGCTTTTATACGACCGCAAGCAGATCGGCCTCGAAGAAAAAGCATCGCGTTATCTGCCCGAACTCCTGGGTACCAATAAAGAGAACATGACCATCCGCGACCTGCTCTTGCATCGGTCAGGGCTGTTGTCCTTTTATCCTTCCCTGTGGGAACGCACCAAAACTGCCGCCGGTGGGTTGCTGCCAGAATATTACAGTTCAAGGCAGGACAGCATTTACAATCTGCAGGTGGCTCCCAAGTTATTTGCCAAAGAAGCCTTACGGGATTCGGTATGGAAATGGGTGGTAAAATCCCCGCTCAACAATAAAAAGGAGCGGTCAGGCGGGTATGGATTTCTGTACAGTGACCTCGGCTTCCTTACCTTGCAGAAAGTGGTGGAAAGAATTACCGGTATCCCGCTGGATACCTTCGTTGCCGTGAATATTTACGAACCACTCGGGCTCAGCTATCTGGGCTTTAATCCGCTGCGCAGATTTCCCTCCAGACAGATCGCCCCCACGGAACAGGACTATCGCTATCGAGGACAGCTGCTGCAGGGCACCGTTCACGACCAGATGGCGGCAGAAGTAGGAGGCGTTTCGGGCCATGCAGGGCTGTTTGGTACCGCTCGCGACCTGGCAGTCCTTTACCAGATGAATTTATGGAAAGGCAGTTACGGAGGGTCTAATATTTTTCAGCCAGGTACTGTTCCGCTTTTTTCAAGGATTTATGATGAGGCCCATCACCGGGGCCTGGGTTGGGACAAAGCCCCTTCCGATGGCAACAGTTCATACGTATCCCCGATGGCTTCTGTGAATTCATTCGGGCATACGGGTTTCACCGGCGCCATGGTATGGGTGGATCCCGAGGAAGACCTTATATTTATTTTTCTGTCCAACCGCGTGTATCCCGACCCTGAAAATACCCTCATCAATACCCAGCGCATACGCAGGCGAATTCATGATGTAGCCTACAGTTCTATCCGGGAAAGGAAAAGCCTTCTCCATTAA
- a CDS encoding ATP-binding cassette domain-containing protein, with product MSIKVDNLTKAYGSQLAVDGISFSLLPGEIVGFLGPNGAGKSTTMKILTGYLTPTSGSARVADFDVMSQSLSARRAIGYLPEHNPLYLDMYVKEFLLFSGKLYGIKGDKLKARVDEMVSLCGLEVEKKKKIGQLSKGYRQRVGLAQSFLHDPSVLILDEPTTGLDPNQIQEIRELIRTAGNNKTVLFSTHIMQEVEALCDRVIIINKGKVVNDSTLDNLRQTGHTLEETFRELTR from the coding sequence ATGTCTATCAAAGTAGATAATCTTACAAAGGCATACGGTTCTCAACTTGCCGTTGACGGCATCTCGTTTTCGCTCCTTCCGGGCGAAATTGTAGGTTTTCTGGGACCGAACGGAGCCGGAAAGTCTACTACGATGAAGATACTCACGGGATATCTCACCCCCACCTCAGGCAGCGCCCGGGTGGCAGATTTCGACGTGATGTCTCAGTCCTTATCAGCCAGGCGGGCCATTGGATACCTGCCCGAGCACAACCCGCTCTACCTGGATATGTATGTAAAGGAGTTCCTGCTATTTTCAGGGAAGCTTTATGGGATAAAAGGAGATAAACTGAAAGCACGGGTTGATGAAATGGTAAGTTTGTGCGGACTGGAGGTGGAAAAAAAGAAAAAAATAGGGCAGTTGTCCAAGGGATACCGTCAGCGGGTTGGGCTCGCGCAATCTTTTTTACATGACCCATCAGTGCTGATTCTGGACGAACCCACCACCGGCCTCGATCCTAATCAGATTCAGGAGATCAGGGAATTGATACGGACCGCCGGAAACAATAAAACCGTGCTGTTTTCAACGCACATCATGCAGGAAGTGGAAGCACTTTGCGACCGGGTGATTATCATCAACAAAGGTAAAGTGGTGAACGACAGCACACTGGATAACCTTCGTCAGACCGGGCATACCCTCGAAGAAACTTTCAGGGAGCTGACCCGCTAG